A single Cryomorphaceae bacterium DNA region contains:
- the kdsB gene encoding 3-deoxy-manno-octulosonate cytidylyltransferase — protein MRTIIVIPARYESTRFPGKPLAEVLGIPMILRVVSQAQKVVGEVLVATDDARIESAVREAGGEVVMTASHHPSGTDRIGEAVSGLGLDENDVVINVQGDEPFIAPEQIKAVHQLFEDEAVSIGTLVRRIDDPQVLSNPNTPKVARALNGEALYFSRSAIPHDRDGAGQVRHWQHIGLYAYRFGVLKNLVALPPSPLEQAERLEQLRWLEHGYRIHCAETASETWAIDTPEDLARVEAHFAGKA, from the coding sequence GTGAGAACGATTATCGTCATCCCCGCTCGTTATGAAAGTACGCGCTTTCCGGGCAAACCGTTGGCTGAAGTATTGGGAATTCCCATGATCCTACGGGTCGTGTCCCAAGCACAGAAGGTCGTTGGCGAAGTTCTGGTGGCTACAGACGACGCGCGCATTGAAAGCGCAGTCCGAGAAGCTGGCGGTGAGGTGGTTATGACGGCATCCCATCACCCGAGCGGAACCGACCGCATTGGCGAAGCTGTTTCGGGCCTTGGATTGGACGAGAATGATGTCGTGATCAACGTTCAAGGTGATGAGCCCTTCATCGCTCCCGAACAAATCAAGGCAGTTCACCAACTCTTCGAAGACGAAGCGGTGAGCATCGGAACCCTGGTCCGACGAATTGACGATCCGCAGGTCCTGAGCAATCCGAACACCCCAAAAGTGGCCCGCGCGCTGAATGGAGAAGCGCTCTACTTTAGCCGCTCGGCTATTCCACACGATCGCGATGGTGCCGGTCAGGTGAGGCATTGGCAGCACATCGGCCTCTATGCCTATCGCTTTGGTGTTTTGAAAAATCTGGTAGCTTTGCCGCCCTCGCCTTTGGAGCAGGCTGAACGCCTGGAACAATTGCGATGGTTGGAGCATGGATACCGCATACACTGTGCGGAAACCGCTTCAGAAACTTGGGCGATTGACACCCCGGAGGACCTCGCTCGAGTCGAGGCCCATTTTGCTGGAAAAGCTTAA
- a CDS encoding HU-CCDC81 and SPOR domain-containing protein, which yields MLLEDYVGKLLYRHDCVIVPEWGGLVSAYKPASIHPVTHIMNPPSKALSFNQALTNNDGLLANEWAAGEECSYEEAVQQIGSAVREMRANLEHHRAIDWEHIGVFQLGAEDQIVFKAHHEVNYLSDAFGLSVLRSPAIQREERKVITMDTRDSVLPEAAAKSSRRGWWRAAAVLVPLIGLTAISYWQRDAVSSGVHAGILNFTATGPELYQPREEMTRWEPLKTADVEDWWAIAHENAKPVVEVPVSTDVAEAEAQPVASGVYHVIAGCFSNESNADKLLAQLRGEGLPARRIGQTAKGLHIVTYASYASRREALQGLAQIKREHSAEAWLLKK from the coding sequence ATGCTGCTGGAAGACTACGTTGGAAAATTACTGTACCGTCACGACTGCGTGATCGTCCCGGAATGGGGTGGATTAGTCAGTGCGTACAAACCAGCGTCGATCCATCCTGTTACGCACATCATGAATCCGCCTTCGAAGGCCTTGTCCTTTAACCAAGCGCTGACCAACAACGATGGCCTTCTGGCCAACGAATGGGCCGCTGGAGAGGAGTGTTCCTACGAAGAAGCGGTGCAGCAAATTGGATCTGCCGTTCGAGAAATGCGCGCAAATCTTGAGCACCATCGGGCAATCGATTGGGAGCACATTGGCGTATTTCAGTTGGGCGCTGAAGATCAAATCGTCTTCAAGGCGCACCACGAAGTCAATTATTTAAGCGATGCCTTTGGATTGAGTGTCCTGCGTTCACCCGCCATACAGCGAGAAGAGCGTAAGGTCATCACCATGGATACGCGTGACTCTGTTTTACCCGAGGCCGCGGCAAAATCATCCCGCCGAGGGTGGTGGAGAGCGGCCGCCGTTTTAGTTCCCCTGATTGGATTGACGGCCATTAGCTATTGGCAACGAGATGCGGTGAGCAGCGGTGTTCATGCCGGAATCTTGAACTTTACTGCCACTGGTCCGGAACTGTATCAGCCTCGTGAAGAAATGACCCGTTGGGAGCCTTTGAAAACCGCAGATGTGGAAGATTGGTGGGCCATCGCACACGAAAATGCAAAACCCGTGGTTGAAGTACCGGTAAGCACCGATGTGGCGGAAGCCGAGGCTCAACCCGTGGCAAGTGGCGTCTACCACGTCATTGCTGGCTGTTTCAGCAACGAATCCAATGCAGACAAACTACTCGCTCAGCTGCGTGGAGAGGGGCTTCCTGCTCGCAGAATTGGACAGACCGCCAAAGGGCTTCACATTGTGACTTATGCGAGTTACGCATCGCGCCGTGAGGCGCTCCAAGGCCTGGCACAGATCAAGCGCGAACACAGCGCTGAGGCTTGGCTCCTGAAAAAATAG
- a CDS encoding acyl-CoA thioesterase: MKARTPQDSLAILTEIVLPNDTNNLNNLMGGRLLHWMDIACAISAHRHCKRIVVTASVNNVSFNHAIPQGAIVTLEAKVSRAFSSSMEVFCDVWVEDNNNPDTKTKANEAIYTFVAVDQLGNPIQVPALDPQTDLEKERFDGALRRRQLSLILSGKMNPDDATELKALFAPEAD; the protein is encoded by the coding sequence ATGAAGGCTAGAACTCCGCAAGATTCTCTTGCCATACTCACGGAAATTGTACTGCCAAACGACACGAATAACCTCAACAATTTGATGGGGGGACGCCTGTTGCATTGGATGGACATTGCCTGTGCTATCTCTGCGCATCGCCACTGCAAGCGCATCGTGGTAACGGCGTCGGTGAACAACGTCTCGTTCAACCACGCCATCCCTCAGGGCGCCATCGTGACCCTAGAGGCCAAGGTGAGCCGTGCCTTTAGTTCTTCTATGGAAGTCTTTTGCGACGTTTGGGTCGAGGACAACAACAATCCCGATACCAAGACCAAGGCGAATGAGGCCATCTACACGTTTGTGGCGGTGGACCAATTGGGGAACCCGATTCAGGTGCCTGCTTTGGATCCTCAAACAGATCTCGAAAAGGAGCGATTTGACGGAGCACTGCGCCGTCGCCAGTTGAGTTTGATTCTATCCGGAAAGATGAATCCGGATGATGCTACAGAGCTCAAGGCGCTTTTTGCACCGGAGGCTGATTGA
- a CDS encoding glycosyltransferase family 9 protein, translating to MKVLVVRFSSIGDIVLTTPVVRVLKGQIKAEVHYLTKKSFVPVLEHNPYIDRLWTIEKEIDEITETLKGERFDHVVDLHKNLRTARLKSALQVSSTAFRKHNIEKWLYVNFKVNRMPDVHIVERYLDAVYRLGAKDDGGGLDYFLSPEDTPAMDRLPETHREGYVAFVIGGQHPGKMLPEHKIAEICKGSDRPVMLLGGPEDAAKGERIASEVGRTVFNAAGKFKLNESAALVRDAEVVITHDTGLMHIAAAFQKRIISIWGATVPEFGMYPFRPGAGSVHIEPQGSWDRPYSKLGDNKWYKPNFKGMEKIDVAEVLRALNQPPVQKAP from the coding sequence ATGAAAGTCCTTGTGGTTCGTTTCAGCAGCATCGGCGATATCGTCTTGACCACACCTGTGGTCCGAGTCCTTAAAGGACAAATCAAGGCCGAAGTTCACTACTTGACCAAAAAGAGCTTCGTTCCAGTTCTGGAGCACAACCCCTACATCGACCGTCTTTGGACCATCGAAAAGGAGATTGATGAAATCACCGAGACCTTGAAAGGGGAACGTTTCGACCACGTGGTTGACCTCCACAAGAACTTGAGAACGGCGCGTCTCAAGTCCGCCCTCCAAGTGTCCTCCACTGCGTTCAGAAAACACAACATCGAAAAGTGGCTTTACGTCAATTTCAAGGTGAACCGCATGCCCGACGTGCACATAGTCGAGCGTTATTTGGATGCCGTTTACCGCCTAGGGGCGAAAGACGATGGGGGAGGATTGGACTACTTCTTGTCTCCCGAAGACACTCCCGCCATGGACCGCTTGCCGGAAACCCATCGCGAGGGCTACGTGGCCTTTGTCATTGGCGGGCAACACCCCGGCAAAATGCTCCCTGAGCATAAGATTGCTGAAATCTGCAAAGGCAGCGATCGACCCGTTATGCTTTTAGGGGGTCCGGAAGATGCCGCCAAGGGGGAACGGATTGCCTCCGAAGTGGGCCGTACAGTGTTTAACGCGGCCGGTAAATTCAAACTGAATGAAAGCGCAGCATTGGTGCGTGATGCTGAGGTGGTCATCACCCACGATACGGGGCTCATGCACATTGCCGCAGCGTTTCAGAAGCGCATCATCAGCATTTGGGGTGCCACGGTACCGGAGTTCGGCATGTACCCGTTTCGTCCAGGCGCGGGCAGCGTCCACATCGAGCCGCAAGGCTCTTGGGATCGGCCCTATTCGAAATTAGGCGATAATAAGTGGTACAAGCCCAACTTCAAAGGGATGGAAAAAATTGATGTGGCCGAGGTGCTGCGGGCGCTCAATCAGCCTCCGGTGCAAAAAGCGCCTTGA
- a CDS encoding TatD family hydrolase translates to MTLTDTHTHIYLDQFDEDRNEMMQRAMDAGVERFFLPNIDLSSIDAVKDLATNWPGKVWPMMGLHPCSVQENWSEVLDAIEQELRAEDYVAVGEIGIDLYWDKSTLPWQVEAFKRQIAWAKEMDLPIVIHCRDSFDEIFEVLEETQDGTLRGVLHCFTGNESQALRTVELGMMLGLGGVLTFKNSGVDRAVGAIPMEHIVLETDSPYLAPTPHRGKRNESGYVRLVAEKLASVKGISLEEVAEATTANSKRLFGV, encoded by the coding sequence ATGACACTGACCGATACACATACGCATATATACCTCGACCAATTCGACGAGGATCGGAATGAGATGATGCAACGCGCCATGGATGCCGGCGTAGAACGTTTCTTTTTACCCAATATTGATTTGTCTTCGATAGACGCCGTCAAGGACCTGGCGACAAACTGGCCCGGAAAAGTTTGGCCCATGATGGGGCTTCACCCCTGCTCCGTTCAGGAGAATTGGTCGGAAGTTCTGGATGCCATTGAACAAGAGCTGCGGGCAGAAGATTATGTCGCGGTCGGGGAAATTGGCATTGACCTTTATTGGGACAAAAGCACCTTGCCCTGGCAAGTCGAAGCCTTCAAGCGACAAATTGCTTGGGCCAAGGAAATGGACCTGCCGATTGTGATTCACTGTCGCGACTCTTTTGACGAGATCTTTGAGGTCTTGGAGGAGACTCAAGACGGGACTTTGCGGGGAGTACTGCACTGCTTTACGGGGAACGAGTCACAGGCGCTTCGGACGGTAGAGCTGGGCATGATGCTTGGACTCGGCGGGGTGTTGACCTTTAAGAACAGCGGTGTGGATCGCGCCGTAGGCGCAATTCCTATGGAACATATTGTACTGGAGACCGATAGTCCTTACTTGGCGCCAACGCCGCATCGCGGGAAGCGAAACGAATCCGGATACGTTCGTTTGGTCGCAGAAAAGCTCGCATCGGTAAAAGGAATATCTTTGGAAGAAGTGGCCGAGGCCACCACCGCAAACAGCAAACGACTCTTTGGCGTATGA
- a CDS encoding asparaginase: protein MSEQPRILLIYTGGTIGMVQSPSSPALIPFDFGDLEATLPELAHIGCSLDFEVLQPIIDSSNMQPAYWARLAIEIYNRMDQYDGFVVLHGSDTMAYTASALSFMFEHLHKPIIFTGSQLPIGITRTDAKENLITSIEIASQKSLRGVPLVQEVCIYFEYHLYRGNRATKMSASHFEAFASPNYPALAEAGVDLHFEKSQMLKAPKLPLHLHTDLDTNVIGIKLFPGMQAKHLAHMLETPGLKCAVIETFGSGNAPTAEPFLETLREAQDRGLHLVNVTQCLRGRVQMGRYEASEFLMELGMVTGKDITFESAVTKAMFVLGQGWDGRSFRKRFEKNLRGELTD from the coding sequence ATGAGCGAACAGCCGCGCATCCTCTTGATCTACACCGGGGGGACCATCGGAATGGTCCAAAGCCCGAGTTCTCCGGCGTTGATCCCTTTTGACTTCGGGGACCTGGAGGCCACCCTGCCGGAACTGGCGCATATTGGGTGTAGTCTGGATTTCGAAGTACTTCAGCCCATCATTGATTCCTCAAACATGCAGCCGGCCTATTGGGCTCGTCTCGCCATTGAGATCTACAACCGCATGGACCAGTACGATGGCTTTGTGGTCTTGCACGGCTCGGATACCATGGCCTATACGGCGAGTGCTTTGAGCTTTATGTTTGAGCATCTGCACAAGCCTATCATTTTCACGGGAAGTCAACTCCCCATCGGAATTACGCGGACCGATGCCAAGGAGAACCTCATTACGAGTATTGAGATTGCGTCACAGAAATCGCTCCGAGGTGTTCCCCTCGTTCAAGAGGTATGTATCTATTTTGAGTACCATCTATATCGCGGGAATCGCGCCACGAAAATGAGCGCGTCCCATTTTGAGGCTTTTGCCTCTCCCAATTATCCCGCGCTGGCCGAGGCAGGAGTGGATTTACATTTTGAGAAATCGCAGATGTTGAAGGCTCCGAAGTTGCCCCTGCACCTGCACACCGATCTCGACACCAACGTCATTGGCATTAAGCTCTTCCCGGGCATGCAGGCGAAGCACCTCGCACACATGCTCGAAACTCCTGGATTGAAGTGTGCGGTGATTGAAACCTTTGGTTCCGGGAACGCCCCTACAGCGGAGCCTTTCCTAGAAACCCTTCGCGAAGCACAAGATAGAGGCCTGCATCTCGTTAATGTTACGCAATGCCTGCGTGGGCGGGTTCAAATGGGTCGATATGAGGCCAGTGAATTCCTCATGGAACTGGGTATGGTGACAGGAAAAGACATCACTTTTGAGTCGGCCGTAACCAAGGCCATGTTCGTCCTAGGGCAGGGATGGGACGGTCGTTCTTTCCGCAAGCGATTTGAGAAAAATCTGCGCGGAGAACTGACCGATTGA
- a CDS encoding MotA/TolQ/ExbB proton channel family protein: protein MKKALSLLAIAGLLSFGAVGVYAQDDSTATDNTEMVADSAATDSVAAIEDEAEEEAPAAAEAEDTEMMEAAAAEGERGFHQIVKQKFIEGGATFMGIVLVCLILGLAICIERIIYLNLATTNTAKLLSEVEAALKSGGVEAAKEVCRNTRGPVASIFYQGLERSDEGIDMVEKSVISYGSVQMGLLERGISWISLFIALAPMLGFMGTVIGMISAFDSIEAAGDISPSLVARGIKVALLTTVFGLITAIILQIFYNIIVAKVDSLVNSMEDASISLVDILVKNSK, encoded by the coding sequence ATGAAAAAAGCGTTATCACTTCTGGCAATTGCAGGTTTGTTGAGCTTCGGCGCCGTAGGCGTTTATGCGCAAGACGACAGCACTGCTACAGACAATACTGAAATGGTTGCAGATTCTGCTGCTACGGATTCAGTTGCTGCTATCGAAGACGAAGCAGAAGAAGAAGCTCCTGCAGCCGCCGAAGCTGAGGATACTGAAATGATGGAAGCAGCCGCCGCAGAAGGCGAGCGCGGATTCCACCAGATCGTCAAACAAAAATTCATCGAAGGTGGTGCCACGTTCATGGGTATCGTTTTGGTTTGTTTGATCCTCGGTCTAGCTATTTGTATCGAGCGTATCATTTACTTGAACCTCGCGACCACCAACACAGCTAAATTGCTTAGCGAAGTTGAAGCTGCATTGAAAAGCGGTGGTGTTGAAGCTGCAAAAGAAGTTTGCCGCAACACTCGCGGACCAGTAGCCAGCATCTTCTACCAAGGTCTTGAGCGTTCTGATGAAGGGATCGACATGGTAGAGAAATCGGTTATCTCTTACGGTTCCGTACAAATGGGATTGTTGGAGCGCGGTATCTCTTGGATTTCTCTTTTCATCGCCTTGGCACCAATGCTTGGGTTCATGGGAACAGTAATCGGTATGATCTCTGCCTTCGACTCGATTGAAGCTGCTGGAGACATCTCTCCATCACTCGTTGCACGTGGTATTAAGGTTGCACTTTTGACCACTGTATTCGGTTTGATTACAGCGATCATCCTTCAGATTTTTTACAACATCATCGTGGCCAAGGTGGACAGCTTGGTGAACAGCATGGAAGATGCTTCTATCAGCTTGGTAGACATCTTGGTGAAGAACTCTAAATAA
- a CDS encoding biopolymer transporter ExbD — translation MARKKRGVPEINAGSMADIAFLLLIFFLVTTTMDVDTGIIRRLPPMPDENTPPPDDQKANKRNLFIVLVNAYDQLLVNEEPTDVDDLKEKAKAFIDNNGDGSCAHCQGARDPRKSDNPDKAIVSLQNDRGTSYEMYITVQDQLAQAYTELRDRVSMEEYGKEFGDLTDDQQKEIKAMYPKLISEAEPKDVGGS, via the coding sequence ATGGCTCGTAAGAAAAGAGGAGTACCTGAAATTAACGCAGGGTCGATGGCAGACATCGCCTTCTTGCTGTTGATTTTCTTCCTGGTAACGACAACTATGGACGTAGATACGGGGATTATCCGTAGGCTACCTCCTATGCCAGATGAGAACACCCCTCCGCCCGACGACCAGAAAGCGAATAAGCGAAATCTCTTTATCGTGTTGGTAAATGCGTATGACCAGTTGTTGGTCAACGAAGAGCCGACCGATGTAGATGACCTCAAGGAAAAGGCAAAAGCCTTTATCGATAACAACGGGGACGGTTCTTGTGCACACTGCCAGGGAGCTCGTGATCCGCGTAAATCGGACAATCCAGATAAGGCCATCGTTTCGCTACAAAACGACCGCGGAACTTCCTACGAAATGTACATTACGGTTCAAGATCAATTGGCCCAAGCGTACACGGAATTGCGGGATCGAGTGAGTATGGAAGAATACGGCAAGGAGTTCGGTGATTTGACTGATGACCAACAGAAGGAAATCAAAGCGATGTATCCGAAGTTGATCTCAGAGGCTGAACCGAAAGACGTTGGTGGGTCCTAA
- a CDS encoding biopolymer transporter ExbD — protein MSKFKDSKSKDSPGISTASLPDIVFMLLFFFMVTTVMREVTLVVEVRLPEAGEIQKIQRKNLVSYIYVGKPVQRIRATYGEEPRVQLNDAFASVDDIQEFVAQEREARSEQEAKQLINSIKADMDVKMGIITDIKQELRKAQSYKINYATRRTLE, from the coding sequence ATGTCAAAGTTTAAAGATTCAAAATCAAAAGATAGTCCAGGGATCTCGACAGCATCCCTCCCGGACATTGTCTTCATGCTTCTGTTCTTCTTTATGGTAACTACCGTAATGCGTGAAGTAACGTTGGTCGTGGAAGTTCGCTTGCCTGAGGCAGGAGAAATTCAAAAGATTCAGCGTAAGAACTTGGTGAGCTACATCTATGTAGGGAAGCCTGTTCAGCGAATTCGCGCTACCTACGGTGAAGAACCACGTGTTCAGTTGAACGATGCTTTTGCATCCGTAGACGACATCCAGGAGTTTGTTGCTCAAGAACGCGAAGCGCGCTCAGAGCAAGAAGCAAAGCAGTTGATTAACTCAATCAAGGCGGATATGGATGTGAAGATGGGTATCATCACGGACATCAAGCAAGAATTGAGAAAAGCACAATCCTACAAGATCAACTACGCGACTCGTCGTACGTTAGAATAG
- the dusB gene encoding tRNA dihydrouridine synthase DusB has product MVKIADIELGDFPLLLAPMEDVSDPPFRELCKEQGADLMYTEFISSEGLIRDAAKSRMKLDIFEYERPIGIQIFGNEIESMKEATAICEEAGPDIIDINYGCPVKKVACKGAGAGILQDIPKMVKMTAEIVKSTSLPVTVKTRLGWDENTKYIVEVAERLQDVGIKAISIHGRTRKQMYKGEADWTLIGEVKNNPRMNIPVFGNGDIDSPEKAVEWKERYGVDGVMIGRASIGYPWIFRDIKHYITTGEILDPPTIEERTEMARRLLQKAVAWKGDRLGIVETRRHYTNYFKGIPNFKETRLALCTSESLDDLMGILDRIPQEFGEHVFA; this is encoded by the coding sequence ATGGTAAAGATTGCCGACATCGAATTGGGAGACTTTCCCTTACTTCTTGCTCCCATGGAGGATGTGAGTGACCCACCCTTTCGCGAATTGTGTAAGGAACAGGGAGCCGATTTGATGTACACGGAATTCATCTCTTCAGAAGGACTCATTCGAGACGCTGCCAAAAGCCGCATGAAACTGGACATTTTCGAGTATGAGCGCCCCATTGGCATTCAGATATTCGGAAATGAGATTGAATCGATGAAAGAGGCTACGGCCATCTGTGAGGAGGCTGGTCCAGACATCATCGACATCAATTACGGATGTCCCGTAAAAAAGGTGGCCTGCAAAGGCGCTGGTGCCGGGATTCTCCAAGACATTCCGAAGATGGTGAAAATGACTGCGGAGATCGTGAAGTCGACATCTCTTCCCGTAACCGTTAAAACCCGTTTGGGTTGGGATGAGAACACCAAGTACATTGTCGAGGTGGCTGAACGGCTTCAGGATGTGGGCATCAAAGCCATTTCAATACACGGGCGTACTCGGAAACAGATGTACAAGGGAGAAGCGGACTGGACCTTGATTGGAGAGGTCAAGAACAACCCGCGCATGAATATTCCTGTATTCGGCAACGGAGACATCGATAGTCCGGAAAAAGCCGTGGAGTGGAAAGAGCGTTACGGTGTTGACGGCGTCATGATCGGGCGAGCGAGTATTGGATACCCTTGGATTTTCAGAGATATCAAGCACTACATTACCACCGGTGAAATCCTAGATCCACCAACTATTGAAGAGCGCACAGAGATGGCTCGTCGACTGCTTCAAAAGGCCGTGGCTTGGAAAGGTGACCGTTTGGGAATTGTAGAAACACGCCGACACTACACCAACTACTTCAAGGGAATCCCCAACTTCAAGGAAACTCGACTGGCATTGTGCACGAGTGAAAGCTTGGATGATCTCATGGGAATTCTAGACCGCATCCCTCAAGAGTTTGGCGAGCACGTCTTCGCATAA
- a CDS encoding CPBP family intramembrane metalloprotease, giving the protein MHTPERRIGTDLVELMFWVLLGLLFFSLLGLAIAQFAMGVPVFEDPSSIFEDRGALLVTQSLSSIGLFLVPSFVWAARRRGMLQELALNKSISGGQVVNGVLLMVVAIPALNALIYFFDSINYPSWLQWWVELGQDNTALMERFLDMNGLGDLMANLFVMAVLPALGEEMLFRGVIQPTLARRMNVHAAIWISSLLFGLMHQNLINLIPLTLLGGVLGYLRVWSGSLWLPILAHYTNNSLLLIFTFILQKNGISEEAVNQVGTPESGAFMAFLSLGLVGFNLWLLRSSSRAA; this is encoded by the coding sequence ATGCATACCCCAGAACGCCGAATAGGAACGGATCTCGTAGAACTTATGTTCTGGGTGCTTTTGGGTTTGTTGTTCTTCAGCTTATTAGGTCTGGCTATTGCGCAATTCGCCATGGGCGTTCCTGTTTTTGAAGACCCCTCCAGCATCTTTGAAGATCGGGGTGCCCTGCTCGTTACGCAGTCCTTGAGCAGCATTGGTTTGTTCTTGGTTCCCTCCTTCGTGTGGGCCGCTAGACGGCGCGGAATGCTTCAAGAGCTCGCCCTGAACAAGTCCATCTCAGGAGGTCAGGTCGTCAATGGCGTCCTCCTCATGGTCGTGGCCATTCCAGCCTTGAATGCCCTGATCTATTTCTTTGATTCGATCAATTATCCTTCCTGGCTTCAATGGTGGGTGGAACTCGGACAAGACAATACGGCCCTTATGGAGCGATTCCTGGACATGAACGGTCTGGGAGACCTTATGGCCAATCTCTTCGTGATGGCTGTCCTTCCAGCGCTCGGAGAAGAGATGCTGTTTCGTGGGGTGATTCAGCCCACATTAGCACGAAGAATGAATGTGCATGCTGCCATTTGGATTTCTTCCCTCCTCTTTGGTCTGATGCACCAAAACTTAATCAACCTCATTCCATTGACCCTGCTCGGGGGCGTACTGGGCTACCTCCGCGTCTGGAGCGGATCGTTGTGGTTGCCAATACTCGCACACTACACCAACAACAGTTTGCTGCTTATATTTACGTTCATTCTACAGAAGAATGGAATTTCAGAAGAAGCGGTAAATCAAGTAGGGACACCGGAGTCGGGAGCCTTTATGGCCTTCCTTAGCCTTGGTCTAGTAGGATTTAACCTCTGGCTGCTCAGGAGTTCTTCCCGAGCTGCCTAA
- a CDS encoding ABC transporter permease — MNLSWYIARRYLVSKKRTNAVNWITRISMLGVAVCTAALFIILSVFNGFEGLLLNLYGAFDPDIRIRPATGKVFSTDSLDVSALRHDDRVIHFSQVLEEKAILRYREREYVATIRGVDTSFRGLTGLDSLMWQGRFFRADDDQDLAVLGKGVSYYLGLGLQDMYNPLFLYIPKPGATMSTRPEDAFRINGLFPIGIFSVQSDFDGEYVLVPISFMRGTLGASQTTVSALEFRCTSDKAMEELHAQLKKDLGPDYIVENRYELHSVFYKVMQTEKWAVFAIFAFIVLIATFNLIGSITMLLLEKRQDISTFQSMGAQGSTIRRIFFVEGLLINGVGAVAGLLFGIVLCWGQMTFGWVRLGADGAFIIDAYPVAMKVTDALYTLLMVLVIGSLAAYLPVRQLGKNS; from the coding sequence GTGAACCTGAGCTGGTACATCGCCCGACGTTACCTCGTTTCTAAGAAGCGTACAAATGCCGTGAACTGGATCACGCGCATTTCAATGCTCGGCGTGGCTGTATGTACCGCTGCCCTTTTCATTATTCTCAGCGTATTCAACGGCTTCGAAGGCCTACTCCTGAATCTATACGGAGCCTTTGACCCCGACATTCGCATCCGCCCAGCCACGGGTAAAGTCTTTTCTACCGACAGTTTGGATGTAAGTGCCTTACGGCACGATGACCGCGTCATCCACTTTTCCCAGGTCCTCGAAGAAAAAGCCATTCTTCGGTACCGTGAACGGGAGTATGTCGCAACAATACGAGGTGTAGACACAAGTTTCCGCGGCTTAACGGGACTCGACAGCCTCATGTGGCAAGGCCGTTTCTTTCGGGCCGATGACGATCAAGACCTCGCCGTCCTCGGGAAGGGCGTTTCCTACTACTTAGGTCTCGGTCTTCAGGACATGTACAATCCGCTGTTCCTCTATATACCCAAGCCCGGCGCAACGATGAGTACTCGGCCCGAAGATGCGTTTCGAATCAACGGCCTTTTTCCCATCGGTATCTTCTCGGTCCAGTCCGATTTTGACGGAGAATACGTACTCGTTCCCATCTCCTTTATGCGGGGAACTCTAGGAGCCTCACAAACGACTGTTTCTGCCCTCGAATTTCGGTGCACGTCCGACAAGGCCATGGAGGAATTGCACGCTCAATTGAAGAAGGATTTGGGACCGGACTACATCGTGGAGAATCGATACGAACTCCACTCGGTCTTTTACAAGGTCATGCAGACGGAGAAGTGGGCGGTCTTTGCCATTTTCGCCTTCATCGTCCTGATCGCCACCTTCAACCTGATCGGTTCCATCACCATGCTCCTCCTGGAGAAAAGACAGGACATTTCCACTTTCCAAAGCATGGGCGCCCAGGGAAGCACCATTCGGCGGATCTTCTTCGTTGAAGGTCTTCTGATCAACGGCGTAGGCGCCGTGGCCGGCCTACTCTTTGGGATTGTCCTCTGCTGGGGTCAGATGACCTTTGGATGGGTTCGGCTCGGAGCAGACGGAGCCTTCATCATCGATGCCTATCCAGTGGCTATGAAAGTCACCGACGCTTTATATACCCTATTAATGGTCTTGGTTATTGGCTCCTTGGCCGCGTATCTGCCCGTTAGGCAGCTCGGGAAGAACTCCTGA
- the rbfA gene encoding 30S ribosome-binding factor RbfA, with protein sequence MESQRLKKVNSVLQKDLGELLDAFARDHFRGTLVSVSEVRVAPDLSYAKVFVSVFPTGNQGVIMKQITDSTGHLRHQLGQRIRNQMRVVPDLDFRLDTTLDERDEIDRLLKGEGDNPFK encoded by the coding sequence ATGGAGAGTCAACGATTAAAGAAAGTCAACAGCGTCTTGCAAAAAGACCTCGGAGAACTGCTCGATGCCTTTGCCCGCGATCACTTCCGCGGAACCTTGGTCAGCGTAAGCGAAGTTCGCGTAGCACCCGACTTGAGTTACGCGAAAGTATTCGTCAGTGTTTTCCCTACGGGAAACCAGGGTGTCATCATGAAGCAAATCACCGACAGCACCGGTCATCTCCGCCATCAATTGGGTCAGCGAATCCGCAATCAAATGCGCGTTGTGCCCGATCTCGATTTTCGATTGGACACTACCCTCGATGAGCGGGATGAAATCGATCGTCTACTCAAAGGGGAAGGAGACAACCCCTTCAAGTGA